Proteins from a genomic interval of Syngnathus acus chromosome 4, fSynAcu1.2, whole genome shotgun sequence:
- the si:ch73-40i7.2 gene encoding PML-RARA-regulated adapter molecule 1 has translation MEDAVDVKALRARFSSSAGASHTNSRDSHSPKSPQSDFVRAVGSTVQKDISQPKVSPTYVAGPDAAKFQRNQATAAPAPAGSIFFPPSPLNRKVATLVESSGGNKIKQAGEMLEKMMLRGAAGTKVPTPVSTLTPHPLRLKRTSTVIPLRKPLPSEGPLPLKPKRPPNVDLEQFLKIRQQARPLPVHDSEGLSNAGSKARQVPGVTSPLNPPSQLIKPDRLQKDLDYVDADIYHDAYDDIATLEDKDNYDDFYLSTDDFPPPPPPAISIDPNKEKELRKKFKYEGPLRVLQTLMVDPDCVMKKPGEKDLYVSHGDVLDVIQFTNSKKALCHNSTSGKYGYVSRKLLVPLEGNIYDDVDYPAEQHDNGHVPADY, from the exons ATG GAAGACGCTGTCGACGTCAAGGCTTTGCGGGCCAGGTTCAGCAGCAGCGCCGGCGCATCACACACCAACAGCCGGGATAGTCATTCTCCAAAATCTCCACAGTCTGATTTTGTCAGAGCCGTGGGATCGACAGTCCAGAAGGACATTTCCCAACCTAAAGTGTCTCCGACATATGTGGCTGGTCCAGATGCGGCGAAGTTCCAAAGAAACCAAGCAACGGCAGCCCCCGCCCCTGCGgggtctatttttttccctccgtcACCTCTCAATAGAAAGGTCGCAACATTAGTGGAGTCTTCAGGCGGTAATAAAATTAAACAGGCGGGTGAGATGCTAGAAAAAATGATGCTGAGGGGGGCTGCGGGTACTAAAGTCCCCACTCCGGTTTCGACATTAACCCCGCACCCCCTGCGGCTGAAGAGGACAAGCACTGTCATCCCATTGAGGAAGCCACTTCCTTCTGAGGGACCTCTTCCCTTGAAACCCAAACGACCACCCAACGTTGACCTGGAGCAATTCCTGAAAATAAGACAACAAGCTAGGCCACTTCCAGTTCATGATTCAGAGGGATTGTCCAATGCTG GCTCAAAAGCAAGACAAGTACCTGGAGTGACCAGTCCATTAAATCCTCCTTCACAACTCATCAAACCCGACAGGCTGCAGAAGGACCTTGATTACGT GGATGCTGACATCTACCATGATGCTTATGATGACATTGCAACCTTGGAAGACAAAG ATAACTATGATGACTTTTATCTATCAACTGACGATtttccaccaccaccaccacctgcaATTAG catTGATCCCAACAAGGAAAAGGAGCTAAGAAAGAAATTCAAG TACGAGGGTCCACTCAGAGTGTTGCAGACCCTGATGGTGGATCCTGACTGCGTCATGAAGAAGCCAGGCGAGAAGGACCTCTATGTGTCTCACGGGGATGTTCTGGATGTCATTCAGTTCACTAACAGCAAGAAAGCTCTGTGCCACAACTCCACATCAGGAAAGT atgGTTATGTATCCAGAAAGCTTCTTGTTCCACT GGAAGGGAATATTTATGATGATGTTGATTATCCCGCTG AACAACATGACAACGGTCATGTGCCCGCAGATTATTAA